One segment of Streptomyces sp. NBC_01463 DNA contains the following:
- a CDS encoding glycoside hydrolase family 75 protein, protein MRTLALATVSGAALLAAGSLTPAARDGSAFRPDAYAPVRKAELGAVHLTPAAYARPAPDDAPADSDSDSGTDTGTGTASDGGPGRGAGDDSPSAADLLAAVSSCDRISNGTYRTDASAPPSVPVCGKKDAVFWTADLDIDCDGQVTTACNTETDPGFQGDTAFHTSGDRPLNARDLPYVVVPSRSSLWDFGKSGIAGGSVVAVIHAGRVEYAVVGDTGPAGIIGEASYATAKALGIDPDPKGGGAASGVTYILFKDSVVSPIEDHRAAVAAGETLAREFLRNN, encoded by the coding sequence ATGCGAACGCTTGCCCTCGCCACGGTCTCCGGAGCCGCTCTCCTCGCGGCCGGATCCCTGACGCCCGCCGCACGTGACGGCTCCGCCTTCCGGCCCGACGCGTACGCGCCGGTGCGGAAGGCGGAACTGGGCGCCGTGCATCTCACACCCGCCGCCTACGCCCGCCCGGCGCCCGACGACGCCCCGGCCGACAGCGACAGCGACAGCGGCACCGACACCGGCACCGGGACGGCGTCAGACGGCGGCCCCGGCCGGGGTGCCGGCGACGATTCGCCCTCCGCCGCCGATCTGCTGGCCGCCGTCTCCTCCTGCGACCGGATCTCGAACGGCACCTACCGCACGGACGCGAGCGCTCCGCCCTCCGTGCCGGTGTGCGGCAAGAAGGACGCCGTGTTCTGGACGGCCGACCTGGACATCGACTGTGACGGCCAGGTGACCACGGCCTGCAATACGGAGACCGACCCGGGGTTCCAGGGCGACACCGCGTTCCACACCTCCGGCGACCGGCCGCTGAACGCGCGGGACCTCCCGTACGTCGTGGTGCCGAGCCGCAGCTCCCTGTGGGATTTCGGCAAGTCCGGGATCGCGGGCGGGAGTGTCGTCGCCGTCATCCACGCCGGCCGGGTGGAGTACGCCGTCGTCGGTGACACCGGGCCCGCCGGGATCATCGGCGAGGCCTCGTACGCCACGGCGAAGGCGCTCGGGATCGACCCGGACCCGAAGGGCGGGGGAGCCGCCTCCGGCGTCACCTACATCCTGTTCAAGGACTCCGTCGTGTCGCCGATCGAGGACCACCGGGCGGCCGTGGCCGCGGGGGAGACCCTCGCCAGGGAGTTCCTGCGGAACAACTGA
- the ggt gene encoding gamma-glutamyltransferase: MRRSVARNVSLLGVLAAVVTVGAAAPSSSAPPAPPTPKSPVAVGYGGAVSSVDADATAAGIEVLRKGGNAVDAAVATAAALGVTEPYSAGLGGGGYFVHYDARTRTVQTIDGRETAPRSADSSLFLENGAPIAFDAAVTSGLGVGTPGTPATWDAALDAWGSKSLRQVLKPAERLARDGFVVDDTFRSQTEGNRARFADFPATRKLFLPGGQLPVVGSVFKNPDLARTYDEVGRKGVDELYRGKLAQDIVRTVRNPPVDPAATREVRPGDLTAKDLRSYRALRQAPTKTGYRGLDVYGMAPSSSGGTTVAEALNILESTDLSKASEAQYLHRYIEASRIAFADRGRWVGDPAFEDVPTKELLGQRFADSRECLIKDDAVLTSPLAPGDPRHPGDCTTGGTAAPTTYEGENTTHLTAADKWGNVVAYTLTIEQTGGSGITVPGRGFLLNNELTDFSFAPASPAVHDPNLPGPGKRPRSSISPTIVLKHGQPVLALGSPGGATIITTVLQTLTGKLDRGLPLVDAIAAPRASQRNAATTELEPGLWNSPVRARLEALGHAFKLNPEIGAATGVQRLPDGRWLAAAETERRGGGSAMVVRPAGQR; the protein is encoded by the coding sequence ATGAGGCGTTCCGTTGCGCGGAATGTGTCGTTGTTAGGAGTTCTCGCCGCCGTGGTGACCGTCGGGGCAGCCGCCCCGTCCTCCTCCGCACCACCGGCCCCGCCGACTCCCAAGTCGCCGGTGGCGGTGGGCTACGGGGGAGCGGTCTCCAGCGTCGACGCCGACGCGACCGCCGCGGGCATCGAGGTGCTGCGCAAGGGCGGCAACGCGGTGGACGCCGCCGTCGCGACCGCGGCGGCCCTCGGGGTCACCGAGCCGTACTCGGCGGGTCTGGGCGGTGGCGGCTACTTCGTCCACTACGACGCCCGCACCCGGACCGTGCAGACGATCGACGGGCGCGAGACCGCGCCGCGCAGCGCGGACTCCTCGCTCTTCCTGGAGAACGGGGCGCCGATCGCCTTCGACGCCGCCGTCACCAGCGGTCTGGGAGTCGGCACCCCCGGCACCCCCGCCACCTGGGACGCCGCGCTCGACGCCTGGGGCAGCAAGTCCCTGCGGCAGGTCCTGAAGCCGGCCGAGCGCCTGGCCCGGGACGGATTCGTCGTCGACGACACGTTCCGCTCGCAGACGGAGGGCAACCGGGCCAGGTTCGCCGACTTCCCCGCGACCCGGAAGCTCTTCCTCCCGGGAGGCCAACTCCCCGTGGTCGGCTCGGTCTTCAAGAACCCCGACCTGGCGCGTACGTACGACGAGGTCGGCCGCAAGGGGGTCGACGAGCTCTACCGCGGCAAGCTGGCCCAGGACATCGTGCGGACCGTACGCAATCCGCCCGTCGATCCCGCGGCCACCCGCGAGGTGCGCCCGGGCGACCTCACGGCCAAGGACCTGCGTTCCTACCGGGCGTTGCGGCAGGCACCCACGAAGACCGGCTACCGCGGTCTCGACGTGTACGGCATGGCGCCGTCCTCCTCGGGCGGTACGACGGTCGCCGAGGCCCTCAACATCCTTGAGTCCACCGACCTTTCGAAGGCGAGCGAGGCGCAGTACCTGCACCGCTACATCGAGGCGAGCCGCATCGCCTTCGCGGACCGCGGGCGCTGGGTCGGCGATCCGGCGTTCGAGGACGTGCCGACCAAGGAGCTGCTCGGGCAGCGGTTCGCCGACTCGCGGGAGTGCCTGATCAAGGACGACGCGGTGCTGACCAGCCCGCTCGCCCCGGGGGATCCCCGCCACCCCGGTGACTGCACCACGGGCGGGACGGCCGCCCCGACGACGTACGAGGGTGAGAACACCACCCATCTGACGGCCGCCGACAAGTGGGGCAACGTCGTCGCGTACACCCTCACGATCGAGCAGACCGGCGGCAGCGGCATCACGGTGCCGGGGCGCGGCTTCCTGCTCAACAACGAGCTGACGGACTTCTCGTTCGCGCCGGCCAGCCCCGCCGTGCACGACCCGAACCTGCCGGGTCCGGGCAAGCGCCCGCGGTCGTCGATCTCGCCGACCATCGTGCTGAAGCACGGACAGCCGGTGCTGGCCCTGGGATCACCGGGCGGCGCCACGATCATCACGACCGTGCTCCAGACCCTGACCGGCAAGCTCGACCGTGGTCTGCCACTGGTGGATGCCATCGCGGCGCCCCGCGCCAGCCAGCGCAACGCCGCGACGACGGAGCTCGAACCGGGACTGTGGAACAGCCCGGTCCGGGCACGACTCGAGGCGCTGGGACACGCCTTCAAGCTCAACCCGGAGATCGGGGCGGCGACGGGCGTGCAACGGCTGCCGGACGGGCGTTGGCTCGCGGCCGCCGAGACGGAGCGCCGGGGCGGCGGCTCGGCCATGGTGGTGAGGCCGGCCGGGCAGAGGTGA
- a CDS encoding iron-containing redox enzyme family protein encodes MTTHSADARPSRPAPGPRLPKARGPLSASVIATLEGHRPELPGGEEIGRADPYGEDLQLLLYVLYELHYRGFEGVDESLEWDPALLRVRADAEAAFLRVLRDATSGGQDVPEAIGALLVEPAGDDGHSVSHFLRAEGDLRQLAEYAALRSLYHLKEADPHIWVVPRLRGRAKAAMVAIEYDEFGAGRAENIHARLFADLMADLGLDPAYGGYLEMAPAQVLATVNLMSLFGLHRSLRGALVGHFAAVEVTSSPGSRRMSQALGRAGAGAAAQRFYDEHVEADAVHEQVVRRDVIGGLLEDEPHLAADVVLGVEATGHLEERLSSYLLSAWRAGRTALRAAARS; translated from the coding sequence GTGACCACCCACTCGGCCGACGCCCGCCCCTCCCGTCCCGCCCCGGGGCCGAGGCTCCCGAAGGCACGCGGGCCCCTGTCGGCGAGCGTCATCGCCACCCTGGAGGGACACCGCCCCGAACTGCCGGGCGGAGAGGAGATCGGCCGGGCCGATCCGTACGGCGAGGACCTCCAGCTTCTTCTGTACGTGCTGTACGAGCTCCACTACCGCGGCTTCGAAGGCGTGGACGAGAGCTTGGAATGGGATCCCGCGCTGCTCCGGGTGCGGGCCGACGCGGAGGCGGCCTTCCTGCGCGTACTGCGCGACGCCACGTCCGGTGGGCAGGACGTGCCCGAAGCCATCGGCGCGCTGCTCGTGGAGCCGGCCGGCGACGACGGGCACAGCGTGAGCCACTTCCTTCGTGCCGAGGGCGATCTGCGGCAACTCGCCGAGTACGCGGCGCTGCGCTCCCTCTACCACCTGAAGGAGGCGGACCCCCACATCTGGGTGGTGCCGAGGCTCCGGGGCCGGGCGAAGGCCGCCATGGTGGCCATCGAGTACGACGAGTTCGGAGCCGGCAGGGCGGAGAACATCCACGCCCGGCTGTTCGCCGACCTGATGGCCGATCTCGGTCTCGACCCCGCGTACGGCGGCTATCTGGAGATGGCTCCGGCCCAGGTGCTGGCCACGGTGAACCTGATGTCCCTGTTCGGGCTCCACCGTTCCCTGCGCGGCGCGCTGGTCGGTCACTTCGCCGCCGTGGAGGTCACCTCGTCCCCGGGCTCGCGGCGGATGTCCCAGGCCTTGGGCCGCGCGGGAGCGGGTGCCGCGGCGCAGCGGTTCTACGACGAGCACGTCGAGGCCGACGCGGTCCACGAACAGGTGGTCCGCCGCGACGTGATAGGCGGGCTGCTGGAGGACGAGCCGCACCTCGCGGCCGATGTGGTGCTGGGCGTGGAAGCGACCGGGCACCTGGAGGAACGCCTGTCCTCGTACCTGCTGTCGGCCTGGCGCGCCGGACGTACGGCACTTCGGGCGGCCGCACGGTCCTGA
- a CDS encoding CDGSH iron-sulfur domain-containing protein gives MPAGCERPRRITLDRDGPLLVEGPVEVTTADGEVHVSERFVVALCVCRRSGTYPWCDTSHRVREGTPAAAAARRRARTGHETAAPPHRANDDADNSVQDNSAPDNSSPDTAEGEDTPS, from the coding sequence GTGCCCGCAGGATGTGAACGGCCGCGCCGGATCACGCTGGACCGTGACGGGCCGCTGCTCGTCGAGGGGCCGGTGGAGGTGACCACCGCCGACGGGGAGGTACACGTCTCCGAGCGGTTCGTCGTCGCTCTCTGCGTCTGCCGCCGCAGTGGCACCTATCCCTGGTGCGACACGAGCCACCGCGTCCGGGAAGGCACTCCCGCCGCGGCCGCTGCCCGCAGAAGGGCGCGCACCGGCCACGAAACGGCGGCCCCGCCGCACCGGGCGAACGACGACGCGGACAACAGCGTCCAGGACAACAGCGCTCCGGACAACAGCTCCCCGGACACAGCGGAAGGCGAGGACACCCCATCGTGA
- a CDS encoding methyltransferase — MRLPGVYGPQEDSFMLAAAMSREDIGPGTELLDLCTGSGALALHAARLGARVTAVDISRRAVASARLNAAMARLPLAVHRGDLMSGMAGRSFDVIVSNPPYVPAPAVPWPRRRSGLAWDAGSDGRSLLDVICEAAPAALRPGGLLLLVHSELSRPEETVRRLGRAGLQASVSDRMTIPFGPVTRERLPWLRDRGLLPSGRDREELVIIRARRM; from the coding sequence GTGCGCCTGCCAGGCGTGTACGGACCGCAGGAGGACAGCTTCATGCTGGCCGCAGCGATGAGCCGGGAGGACATCGGCCCCGGCACCGAGCTCCTCGACCTCTGCACCGGCAGCGGAGCCCTCGCCCTTCACGCGGCCCGGCTCGGTGCGCGGGTGACCGCGGTGGACATCAGCCGGCGCGCGGTGGCGTCGGCACGGCTCAACGCCGCCATGGCCCGGCTGCCCCTGGCGGTGCACCGGGGGGATCTGATGTCGGGGATGGCCGGCCGGTCGTTCGACGTCATCGTGAGCAACCCTCCGTACGTGCCCGCCCCCGCCGTGCCGTGGCCACGGAGGCGCTCGGGCCTCGCCTGGGACGCCGGGTCCGACGGCCGCAGTCTGCTGGACGTGATCTGCGAGGCCGCTCCCGCGGCGTTGCGCCCCGGCGGCCTGCTCCTGCTGGTCCACTCGGAGCTCAGCCGCCCCGAAGAGACCGTGCGCCGCCTCGGCCGGGCCGGCCTCCAGGCGTCGGTCAGCGACCGCATGACCATTCCGTTCGGGCCGGTGACGCGTGAACGCCTGCCCTGGCTGCGCGACCGCGGCCTCCTGCCGTCGGGCAGGGACAGGGAGGAACTGGTGATCATCCGTGCCCGCAGGATGTGA
- a CDS encoding plasmid stabilization protein, producing the protein MSAGSSEKRERQYEQIKENAEEHGVSEQRAREVAARAVNRQSARSGDAARAGGTAAQDRKSAPGDEASRSRSQGPTKAELYEEAKKQDIDGRSTMTKAELSKALGR; encoded by the coding sequence GTGTCTGCCGGTTCGAGCGAGAAGCGTGAGCGTCAGTACGAGCAGATCAAGGAGAACGCCGAGGAACACGGTGTCTCCGAGCAGCGCGCCCGGGAGGTCGCGGCGCGGGCCGTCAACAGGCAGAGCGCCCGCTCCGGCGACGCCGCGCGAGCCGGAGGGACAGCGGCGCAGGACCGGAAGTCCGCACCGGGCGACGAAGCATCCCGCAGCCGCTCGCAGGGCCCCACCAAGGCAGAGCTCTACGAAGAGGCCAAGAAGCAGGACATCGACGGCCGCTCCACCATGACCAAGGCCGAGCTGAGCAAGGCCCTCGGCCGCTGA
- a CDS encoding ATP-binding protein has protein sequence MKLFAARFGLRTRLVAAFLFVAAVSAATTATLTYREARSAILQQAQDTAVSQFRDRVSAQGVNLPLDRVWLRDMCLSLARAGKSHTWTVFAEYGDLRVSSSDRPSSTVITPGLRAAARSNTHGSFQRVVKDGKPWLTVGMPTLFDRGDGRQPTGLVLYAVMPLATEEANVDAMVTAARDGALPALLIALVPALLAARSVLRPVRDLRRAAAGIGRGELHTRISVRGSDELAELAWTFNESSTKLQESVAELRRAEERARRFASDVSHELRTPLAGMLAVTEVLDEDADGLRPDTAAAVRLISAETGKLATLVEDLMEISRFDARAADLNGDEVDVAETIRKTLQARHWEDRVRTELPDGIRAVLDPRRFDVIVANLVGNALRHGAEPVTVRIRTGRRDGAARLVTEVEDGGSGIDAAVLPHIFDRFYKAEAARTRSAGSGLGLAITLENVRLHGGTVLAANRPSGGVVFTVELPLEGR, from the coding sequence ATGAAACTGTTCGCCGCCCGGTTCGGCCTGCGCACCCGCCTCGTCGCCGCGTTCCTCTTCGTCGCCGCCGTCAGCGCCGCCACCACCGCGACGCTCACCTACCGCGAGGCCCGCTCAGCGATCCTCCAGCAGGCGCAGGACACCGCCGTCTCCCAGTTCCGTGACCGAGTGAGCGCGCAGGGCGTCAACCTCCCGCTGGACCGGGTCTGGCTGCGGGACATGTGCCTCTCGCTGGCCCGCGCCGGCAAATCGCACACCTGGACCGTCTTCGCCGAGTACGGGGACCTGCGGGTCTCCTCATCGGACCGGCCGTCCTCCACCGTGATCACCCCCGGCCTCCGGGCCGCGGCGCGGAGCAACACCCACGGCTCGTTCCAGCGGGTCGTCAAGGACGGCAAGCCCTGGCTGACCGTCGGCATGCCGACCCTCTTCGACCGCGGCGACGGCCGGCAGCCCACCGGGCTCGTCCTCTACGCCGTGATGCCGCTCGCCACCGAGGAGGCGAACGTCGACGCCATGGTCACCGCGGCCCGCGACGGGGCCCTGCCCGCCCTGCTCATCGCCTTGGTGCCCGCCCTGCTCGCCGCCCGCAGCGTGCTGCGCCCGGTACGTGACCTGCGCCGGGCCGCGGCCGGCATCGGCCGGGGCGAGCTGCACACCAGGATCTCGGTCCGCGGGTCCGACGAACTCGCCGAACTGGCCTGGACGTTCAACGAGTCCTCGACCAAGCTCCAGGAGTCCGTCGCGGAACTCCGCCGGGCCGAGGAGCGGGCCCGGCGCTTCGCCTCGGACGTCTCGCACGAACTGCGCACCCCGCTCGCCGGAATGCTCGCCGTCACCGAGGTGCTCGACGAGGACGCCGACGGCCTTCGCCCCGACACGGCTGCCGCCGTCCGGCTGATCAGTGCGGAGACCGGGAAACTCGCCACGCTCGTCGAGGACCTGATGGAGATCTCCCGCTTCGACGCCCGGGCCGCCGACCTCAACGGCGACGAGGTCGACGTGGCCGAGACCATCCGCAAGACGCTCCAGGCCCGGCACTGGGAGGACCGCGTCCGCACCGAACTCCCGGACGGCATACGGGCGGTGCTCGATCCGCGCCGCTTCGACGTGATCGTCGCCAACCTGGTCGGCAACGCCCTGCGGCACGGGGCGGAGCCCGTCACCGTACGGATACGGACCGGGCGGCGGGACGGGGCGGCGCGACTGGTGACGGAGGTCGAGGACGGCGGGTCCGGGATCGACGCCGCCGTGCTCCCGCACATCTTCGACCGCTTCTACAAGGCCGAAGCGGCGCGCACTCGGTCGGCGGGGAGCGGTCTCGGCCTCGCGATCACCCTGGAGAACGTCCGGCTGCACGGCGGCACGGTCCTGGCCGCCAACCGGCCTTCCGGCGGTGTGGTGTTCACCGTCGAACTGCCCCTGGAGGGACGATGA